In Apium graveolens cultivar Ventura chromosome 10, ASM990537v1, whole genome shotgun sequence, the following are encoded in one genomic region:
- the LOC141690820 gene encoding transcription initiation factor IIA large subunit-like produces the protein MATSIATSDVYTQVIEDVINNVRNDFLNNDGPGHALREARMLQAGDGVITHGYDLNVPYEEYQIPTADLLFPPTPMQTPLPVSGETPLPAGTTPFAPSKNLSENGVVSDIKPGRPSQFMEFFTMSSGKRKRDASTSEYINGYIPQQDGSGDAISDDSKFHVTRSDDDEDSDYEPLNENDDDPDDVYQGEDLNTQDLVLTQFDKVDHPQGRWKCTLKNGIIHINKKDILLIK, from the exons ATGGCTACTTCAATAGCAACAAGCGACGTGTACACACAAGTTATAGAAGATGTTATCAACAACGTTCGCAATGACTTTCTTAACAACGATGGTCCTGGCCATGCT TTACGGGAAGCCAGGATGTTGCAAGCAGGAGATGGCGTAATTACTCATGGTTATGATCTTAATGTACCTTATGAGGAGTACCAAATCCCGACTGCTGATCTCTTATTTCCTCCG ACTCCAATGCAAACACCGTTACCAGTTTCGGGTGAAACACCTTTGCCTGCAGGCACTACTCCCTTTGCACCTTCCAAGAATCTTTCTGAAAACGGTGTAGTTTCTGACATAAAACCTGGAAGACCTAGCCAATTCATG GAGTTCTTCACGATGTCTTCTGGAAAGAGGAAAAGGGATGCTTCAACTTCAGAATATATTAACGGATATATACCGCAACAGGATGGATCTGGAGATGCTATATCAGATGATTCCAAG TTCCATGTCACCCGAAGTGATGATGACGAAGACTCCGACTACGAACCTTTGAACGAGAATGATGATGATCCGGATGATGTATATCAAGGAGAGGACCTAAATACTCAAGATTTAGTTCTGACTCAGTTTGACAAG GTAGACCATCCCCAAGGCAGGTGGAAGTGTACTTTGAAGAACGGCATCATTCACATTAATAAGAAAGACATCCTCCTTATCAAGTAA